A single Montipora foliosa isolate CH-2021 chromosome 7, ASM3666993v2, whole genome shotgun sequence DNA region contains:
- the LOC138011520 gene encoding fibronectin type III domain-containing protein-like isoform X1 encodes MLHIFGRSPILQSPANHSKAYYWRRIFKMMRAIICTLLMPPWFVSLLAVVAGVRQPPVITKFLQRDLVKPDEVKFFQMPGFSLPCEASGSNLTWTWKHNGITISVFYGSYYSLSQSGTLTGNYLTAEQSGSYQCFVKDEVTGIQVFSRKLQVAVTATGEFIDKTDVVQKVNLGQSFSFLCPDHKPSYGVTYSWVGKQHIQFPRNKRRGISPDGGLYITYVTQDDINEIADTGGIKCKISGANSFQESGTLRLVKSDEQQTDPGTPSWAVKPNDVEVAVEGKSKTMYCLANGRPTPSIAWKKNGQLIVDGMNSMEIPISFHGRRLTIYNINKAKHEDNYTCEADVAGRNGSVLIHTVHLIVGVAPKWTVKPPTSKMEIIVETNGTLDCQVTAYPPAKITWYKNGSQLDLKDDQLRIDSNKLKFVDVTLGNEGLYQCVAENQHGMIVSATWIHVQAWKPSFSNASLGPFELLHGSESRLHCNPSAAPRPSFQWFRNGILLSSENSSRYDFQQNGTLIIKRVDKEDDEGNYTCKARNFLGEDSASAAVIVYVRPGFVSRPANQMVREGDVVAFHCSANGYPIPVITWIRNGQNLKTGETLSFQAKRDDSGKYWCRGDNGLGFPIVAETILDVQFPPSFIITPRNQTVKENERATFTCSATGNPTPQITWIKDGLTVGTGKNLTFTASRNDSGKYQCLITNGLTAGIHESVDLDVHYKPENTQLSVDANNISAVPYNGQVTLTCTSHSHPAINAYRFYRFQELLGQSTSGIFDLIARDSGLYSCIPSNDAGPGEKAQVTLVVDGLPAAPSQLRINKCIDSTVLLSWVPGASHGAPVDYYVIEEESNDEPAVFRFVFNVTDPQATQASIKLSGKPVTALRMKAVNRFGTMTSLSTSVGICRPIPPLKGVIQQDDDSPVYSRAWFVTVIAFVAYLVLFVVVFILIKKYRQERGHLYNVKLRENKYGAIKNQEKEDTIQPQEEQQVDDAEEAASKPFLANSNSSKGPPVDSSRPLSLCSMFEENQFGEDVSFADEYKETDVVFNYEKEGTCV; translated from the exons GCGTGCGACAACCTCCCGTGATCACGAAATTTTTGCAAAGGGACTTGGTAAAACCGGATGAGGTGAAGTTTTTCCAGATGCCTGGATTCAGCCTTCCTTGTGAGGCGTCAGGATCTAATCTCACATGGACTTGGAAGCATAACGGAATAACTATCTCTGTGTTTTATGGATCATATTACTCACTGAGTCAAAGTGGAACATTGACCGGAAATTATTTGACAGCTGAACAGAGTGGAAGTTATCAGTGCTTTGTCAAGGATGAGGTGACTGGGATTCAAGTATTCAGTCGAAAGCTGCAAGTTGCTGTGACAG CTACTGGAGAATTCATCGATAAAACGGATGTGGTTCAAAAAGTAAATCTTGGTCAGTCCTTCAGCTTCCTATGTCCTGATCACAAACCAAGCTACGGTGTAACTTACAGCTGGGTAGGAAAGCAGCACATCCAGTTCCCCCGAAACAAGCGCCGTGGCATCTCCCCTGATGGTGGCTTGTACATCACTTATGTCACGCAAGATGACATCAATGAGATCGCTGATACAGGGGGAATTAAGTGCAAGATTAGTGGCGCTAATTCATTTCAAGAATCCGGGACTTTGCGGCTTGTTAAGAGCGATGAACAACAGACAG ATCCTGGGACTCCTTCGTGGGCTGTTAAACCCAACGATGTGGAAGTCGCCGTCGAAGGGAAAAGTAAAACGATGTACTGTCTTGCTAATGGGAG GCCTACACCAAGTATAGCTTGGAAGAAAAATGGACAGCTTATCGTTGATGGAATGAATTCGATGGAGATTCCCATTTCCTTCCATGGAAGACGCTTGACCATCTATAATATTAACAAAGCAAAGCATGAAGATAATTACACTTGTGAGGCTGATGTTGCTGGTAGAAATGGCAGTGTTTTAATTCACACTGTTCATCTTATTGTTGGAG TTGCGCCAAAATGGACTGTGAAACCTCCAACCAGTAAAATGGAGATTATTGTTGAAACGAACGGAACTTTGGATTGCCAGGTGACTGCTTACCCCCCAGCAAAGATCACGTGGTACAAAAATGGATCACAACTGGATCTAAAGGA TGACCAATTACGAATAGATAGCAACAAACTGAAGTTTGTGGATGTGACGCTTGGCAATGAAGGGTTGTATCAGTGTGTGGCAGAAAACCAACACGGAATGATTGTGTCCGCAACATGGATTCACGTACAGG CATGGAAACCTTCTTTCAGTAATGCATCGTTGGGGCCTTTTGAATTGTTGCACGGCAGTGAAAGCAGATTACATTGTAACCCAAGCGCAGCGCCACGCCCATCATTTCAATGGTTCAGAAACGGAATCCTGTTAAGTTCAGAGAACAGCAGTCGCTACGATTTCCAACAGAATGGTACATTAATAATAAAGAGAGTTGACAAGGAAGACGATGAGGGAAACTATACGTGCAAGGCGCGTAATTTTCTTGGTGAAGATTCGGCGTCAGCAGCTGTGATTGTGTATG TCCGACCAGGTTTTGTAAGTAGGCCAGCAAATCAGATGGTGAGAGAAGGAGACGTGGTCGCATTTCATTGTAGCGCAAATGGTTATCCCATCCCAGTCATAACATGGATAAGAAACGGACAGAATCTAAAAACTGGTGAAACGCTAAGCTTCCAAGCCAAAAGAGATGATTCTGGAAAGTACTGGTGCCGAGGGGATAACGGCTTGGGTTTTCCTATAGTGGCCGAAACTATACTCGATGTGCAGT TTCCGCCGAGTTTCATCATCACACCCAGAAACCAGACAGTTAAAGAAAACGAGAGAGCGACCTTTACATGTAGCGCCACTGGTAACCCAACCCCACAAATAACCTGGATAAAAGACGGACTGACTGTGGGCACAGGAAAGAATCTAACCTTTACGGCATCGAGGAATGATTCTGGAAAGTATCAGTGTCTGATAACAAATGGCTTGACTGCTGGTATCCACGAAAGTGTTGATCTTGACGTACATT ACAAACCTGAAAACACTCAGCTGTCAGTGGACGCCAACAATATCAGCGCAGTGCCTTACAATGGCCAAGTCACACTTACTTGTACCAGCCATTCACACCCTGCTATAAACGCATACAGATTTTACCGGTTTCAAGAACTACTTGGCCAAAGCACATCTGGTATTTTCGATCTCATTGCGAGAGACTCTGGCTTGTATTCTTGTATCCCGTCTAACGACGCTGGGCCTGGAGAGAAAGCTCAAGTCACTTTAGTTGTTGATG GACTTCCTGCTGCTCCAAGTCAACTCCGAATAAATAAATGCATCGATTCGACTGTGCTGCTCTCATGGGTCCCCGGTGCATCTCACGGAGCTCCAGTTGATTACTATGTGATCGAAGAGGAGTCGAACGACGAACCTGCAGTCTTCAGATTTGTATTTAATGTTACCGATCCACAAGCCACACAAGCGTCCATTAAATTGAGTGGGAAACCTGTGACCGCCTTACGAATGAAAGCGGTCAATCGGTTTGGGACAATGACTAGTTTATCTACTTCTGTGGGTATTTGCAGACCTATCCcacccctaaaag GTGTGATTCAGCAAGATGATGATTCGCCAGTATATTCTCGTGCTTGGTTTGTTACTGTTATCGCATTCGTTGCTTATCTTGTCCTTTTTGTCGTGGTGTTTATCCTTATAAAGAAATACCGCCAGGAAAGAGGCCACTTGTACAACG ttAAGCTGCGAGAGAATAAATATGGTGCCattaaaaatcaagaaaaagagGACACAATTCAACCACAAGAAGAACAACAAGTAGATGACGCAGAGGAGGCTGCAAGCAAACCTTTCTTGGCGAACAGTAATTCTAG tAAGGGACCTCCGGTTGACAGCTCAAGGCCACTTTCTTTGTGCAGCATGTTTGAGGAAAATCAATTTGGAGAGGATGTTTCCTTTGCAGACGAATACAAAGAAACTGATGTTGTCTTCAATTACGAAAAGGAGGGCACTTGCGTTTAA
- the LOC138011520 gene encoding fibronectin type III domain-containing protein-like isoform X2, whose protein sequence is MMRAIICTLLMPPWFVSLLAVVAGVRQPPVITKFLQRDLVKPDEVKFFQMPGFSLPCEASGSNLTWTWKHNGITISVFYGSYYSLSQSGTLTGNYLTAEQSGSYQCFVKDEVTGIQVFSRKLQVAVTATGEFIDKTDVVQKVNLGQSFSFLCPDHKPSYGVTYSWVGKQHIQFPRNKRRGISPDGGLYITYVTQDDINEIADTGGIKCKISGANSFQESGTLRLVKSDEQQTDPGTPSWAVKPNDVEVAVEGKSKTMYCLANGRPTPSIAWKKNGQLIVDGMNSMEIPISFHGRRLTIYNINKAKHEDNYTCEADVAGRNGSVLIHTVHLIVGVAPKWTVKPPTSKMEIIVETNGTLDCQVTAYPPAKITWYKNGSQLDLKDDQLRIDSNKLKFVDVTLGNEGLYQCVAENQHGMIVSATWIHVQAWKPSFSNASLGPFELLHGSESRLHCNPSAAPRPSFQWFRNGILLSSENSSRYDFQQNGTLIIKRVDKEDDEGNYTCKARNFLGEDSASAAVIVYVRPGFVSRPANQMVREGDVVAFHCSANGYPIPVITWIRNGQNLKTGETLSFQAKRDDSGKYWCRGDNGLGFPIVAETILDVQFPPSFIITPRNQTVKENERATFTCSATGNPTPQITWIKDGLTVGTGKNLTFTASRNDSGKYQCLITNGLTAGIHESVDLDVHYKPENTQLSVDANNISAVPYNGQVTLTCTSHSHPAINAYRFYRFQELLGQSTSGIFDLIARDSGLYSCIPSNDAGPGEKAQVTLVVDGLPAAPSQLRINKCIDSTVLLSWVPGASHGAPVDYYVIEEESNDEPAVFRFVFNVTDPQATQASIKLSGKPVTALRMKAVNRFGTMTSLSTSVGICRPIPPLKGVIQQDDDSPVYSRAWFVTVIAFVAYLVLFVVVFILIKKYRQERGHLYNVKLRENKYGAIKNQEKEDTIQPQEEQQVDDAEEAASKPFLANSNSSKGPPVDSSRPLSLCSMFEENQFGEDVSFADEYKETDVVFNYEKEGTCV, encoded by the exons GCGTGCGACAACCTCCCGTGATCACGAAATTTTTGCAAAGGGACTTGGTAAAACCGGATGAGGTGAAGTTTTTCCAGATGCCTGGATTCAGCCTTCCTTGTGAGGCGTCAGGATCTAATCTCACATGGACTTGGAAGCATAACGGAATAACTATCTCTGTGTTTTATGGATCATATTACTCACTGAGTCAAAGTGGAACATTGACCGGAAATTATTTGACAGCTGAACAGAGTGGAAGTTATCAGTGCTTTGTCAAGGATGAGGTGACTGGGATTCAAGTATTCAGTCGAAAGCTGCAAGTTGCTGTGACAG CTACTGGAGAATTCATCGATAAAACGGATGTGGTTCAAAAAGTAAATCTTGGTCAGTCCTTCAGCTTCCTATGTCCTGATCACAAACCAAGCTACGGTGTAACTTACAGCTGGGTAGGAAAGCAGCACATCCAGTTCCCCCGAAACAAGCGCCGTGGCATCTCCCCTGATGGTGGCTTGTACATCACTTATGTCACGCAAGATGACATCAATGAGATCGCTGATACAGGGGGAATTAAGTGCAAGATTAGTGGCGCTAATTCATTTCAAGAATCCGGGACTTTGCGGCTTGTTAAGAGCGATGAACAACAGACAG ATCCTGGGACTCCTTCGTGGGCTGTTAAACCCAACGATGTGGAAGTCGCCGTCGAAGGGAAAAGTAAAACGATGTACTGTCTTGCTAATGGGAG GCCTACACCAAGTATAGCTTGGAAGAAAAATGGACAGCTTATCGTTGATGGAATGAATTCGATGGAGATTCCCATTTCCTTCCATGGAAGACGCTTGACCATCTATAATATTAACAAAGCAAAGCATGAAGATAATTACACTTGTGAGGCTGATGTTGCTGGTAGAAATGGCAGTGTTTTAATTCACACTGTTCATCTTATTGTTGGAG TTGCGCCAAAATGGACTGTGAAACCTCCAACCAGTAAAATGGAGATTATTGTTGAAACGAACGGAACTTTGGATTGCCAGGTGACTGCTTACCCCCCAGCAAAGATCACGTGGTACAAAAATGGATCACAACTGGATCTAAAGGA TGACCAATTACGAATAGATAGCAACAAACTGAAGTTTGTGGATGTGACGCTTGGCAATGAAGGGTTGTATCAGTGTGTGGCAGAAAACCAACACGGAATGATTGTGTCCGCAACATGGATTCACGTACAGG CATGGAAACCTTCTTTCAGTAATGCATCGTTGGGGCCTTTTGAATTGTTGCACGGCAGTGAAAGCAGATTACATTGTAACCCAAGCGCAGCGCCACGCCCATCATTTCAATGGTTCAGAAACGGAATCCTGTTAAGTTCAGAGAACAGCAGTCGCTACGATTTCCAACAGAATGGTACATTAATAATAAAGAGAGTTGACAAGGAAGACGATGAGGGAAACTATACGTGCAAGGCGCGTAATTTTCTTGGTGAAGATTCGGCGTCAGCAGCTGTGATTGTGTATG TCCGACCAGGTTTTGTAAGTAGGCCAGCAAATCAGATGGTGAGAGAAGGAGACGTGGTCGCATTTCATTGTAGCGCAAATGGTTATCCCATCCCAGTCATAACATGGATAAGAAACGGACAGAATCTAAAAACTGGTGAAACGCTAAGCTTCCAAGCCAAAAGAGATGATTCTGGAAAGTACTGGTGCCGAGGGGATAACGGCTTGGGTTTTCCTATAGTGGCCGAAACTATACTCGATGTGCAGT TTCCGCCGAGTTTCATCATCACACCCAGAAACCAGACAGTTAAAGAAAACGAGAGAGCGACCTTTACATGTAGCGCCACTGGTAACCCAACCCCACAAATAACCTGGATAAAAGACGGACTGACTGTGGGCACAGGAAAGAATCTAACCTTTACGGCATCGAGGAATGATTCTGGAAAGTATCAGTGTCTGATAACAAATGGCTTGACTGCTGGTATCCACGAAAGTGTTGATCTTGACGTACATT ACAAACCTGAAAACACTCAGCTGTCAGTGGACGCCAACAATATCAGCGCAGTGCCTTACAATGGCCAAGTCACACTTACTTGTACCAGCCATTCACACCCTGCTATAAACGCATACAGATTTTACCGGTTTCAAGAACTACTTGGCCAAAGCACATCTGGTATTTTCGATCTCATTGCGAGAGACTCTGGCTTGTATTCTTGTATCCCGTCTAACGACGCTGGGCCTGGAGAGAAAGCTCAAGTCACTTTAGTTGTTGATG GACTTCCTGCTGCTCCAAGTCAACTCCGAATAAATAAATGCATCGATTCGACTGTGCTGCTCTCATGGGTCCCCGGTGCATCTCACGGAGCTCCAGTTGATTACTATGTGATCGAAGAGGAGTCGAACGACGAACCTGCAGTCTTCAGATTTGTATTTAATGTTACCGATCCACAAGCCACACAAGCGTCCATTAAATTGAGTGGGAAACCTGTGACCGCCTTACGAATGAAAGCGGTCAATCGGTTTGGGACAATGACTAGTTTATCTACTTCTGTGGGTATTTGCAGACCTATCCcacccctaaaag GTGTGATTCAGCAAGATGATGATTCGCCAGTATATTCTCGTGCTTGGTTTGTTACTGTTATCGCATTCGTTGCTTATCTTGTCCTTTTTGTCGTGGTGTTTATCCTTATAAAGAAATACCGCCAGGAAAGAGGCCACTTGTACAACG ttAAGCTGCGAGAGAATAAATATGGTGCCattaaaaatcaagaaaaagagGACACAATTCAACCACAAGAAGAACAACAAGTAGATGACGCAGAGGAGGCTGCAAGCAAACCTTTCTTGGCGAACAGTAATTCTAG tAAGGGACCTCCGGTTGACAGCTCAAGGCCACTTTCTTTGTGCAGCATGTTTGAGGAAAATCAATTTGGAGAGGATGTTTCCTTTGCAGACGAATACAAAGAAACTGATGTTGTCTTCAATTACGAAAAGGAGGGCACTTGCGTTTAA